In the Oryzias latipes chromosome 9, ASM223467v1 genome, one interval contains:
- the elmod3 gene encoding ELMO domain-containing protein 3: MEEDISVTSHTEGLNGLSHEHIPLEITNGCSNHKPVMNGVVKGCNGGLTNGNAPLGSLPISALKQNGLLQALTEGGNQSSLTEERENVELEKARQEWDALENILPAITEDSTPTPLISFNEALQYFQTTDLGDLLKNIQPTIRRTGLAAITHFLFGSPRLHKDLVEERDLVFAIAQCPVDNSQPVHMRVLQTIYKRLIGSRLDCPRFGPHWENIGFQGTDPATDLRGTGFLGLMHTLYFVMDPETLPLAKDIFRLSQHPTQNFPFSVMSINMTRIALQVLREEALTKECNRRQQVVGVLNEFYVATYLYVYQLWKSQQKTIADSGFVLREVELFAKKNPKQILRRLEFFLKEKRGGELPRGASPDPQARQPSPILGARLGAGQGSKAKEMHFTGVCDLQADMEGEARLI; this comes from the exons GGTCTGAATGGTTTGTCACATGAACATATACCTTTAGAGATCACCAATGGATGCTCCAACCATAAACct GTCATGAATGGAGTAGTTAAAGGTTGTAATGGAGGTCTCACTAATGGGAATGCACCTCTTGGATCCCTGCCG ATatctgcactgaagcagaacggtcttCTACAGGCATTGACAGAAGGAGGCAATCAGTCCAGCCTTACAG AGGAAAGGGAAAATGTGGAATTGGAGAAGGCCAGGCAGGAGTGGGACGCCCTGGAAAACATCCTACCAG CCATAACAGAGGACTCCACCCCAACTCCACTCATCTCCTTTAATGAAGCCTTGCAGTACTTCCAAACTACAGATCTTGGAGACTTGCTG AAGAACATTCAGCCAACTATTCGCAGGACTGGTCTGGCTGCAatcacacattttctttttggatcTCCAAGACTGCATAAGGATCTCGTGGAGGAGAGAGATCTCGTCTTTGCCATCGCAcagt gcccTGTGGATAACAGCCAACCAGTTCACATGCGAGTCCTGCAGACTATTTATAAACGGCTGATTGGCAGCAGGCTGGACTGTCCTCGCTTTGGTCCACACTGGGAGAACATTGGCTTTCAGG GCACTGACCCAGCCACTGACCTACGCGGCACTGGTTTCCTTGGACTAATGCACACTCTCTACTTTGTGATGGATCCAGAGACTCTGCCACTGGCTAAAGATATTTTCAGATTATCACAGCACCCCACACAG AACTTCCCATTCAGTGTGATGTCAATCAACATGACCCGCATTGCTTTGCAAGTGCTAAGGGAGGAAGCCCTGACAAA GGAGTGCAATCGCCGTCAGCAAGTGGTTGGCGTGCTGAATGAGTTTTACGTTGCCACGTACCTGTATGTATACCAGCTGTGGAAGAGCCAACAGAAGACCATTGCTGACTCTGGCTTTGTACTAAGAG AGGTGGAGCTGTTTGCCAAAAAGAACCCCAAGCAGATACTGCGCCGACTAGAGTTCTTCCTGAAGGAGAAGCGAGGGGGCGAACTCCCTCGGGGAGCATCACCTGACCCTCAGGCCCGCCAGCCATCTCCCATCCTGGGGGCCAGATTAGGGGCGGGACAAGGAAGCAAAGCAAAGGAGATGCATTTCACAGGCGTGTGTGATCTACAAGCAGACATGGAGGGAGAAGCTAGACTCATCTAG